One Micromonospora eburnea genomic region harbors:
- a CDS encoding endonuclease/exonuclease/phosphatase family protein has protein sequence MTEQRVDERAAGDPAGHRDRRGLVVIVVAGLLAVLLAGHRAVPNVHGLGSLIDSATPLLGLGVPLLGLVALLRRSRRALLAVLVPAVVWLALYGRVWLPPAAAAGPASIRVASQNLRSGNPDPAATAGALATSNADLIGLQEVDDDDRIDAALRQRYPHRAAVSTVALWSRWPIRDSVGVDTGLGWDRALRAVVATPQGDLVVYVVHLGSARAGHTATRDETLAALAATVRADDASRLVVLGDLNTATTDRVFVPLTRLLHDAQADAGQGFGFTWPATLPVARPDHVLYRGLTPTSAGVLHTPDSDHRAVTAGFRW, from the coding sequence GTGACGGAGCAGCGGGTCGATGAGCGGGCCGCCGGCGACCCGGCCGGCCACCGGGACCGGCGGGGGCTGGTGGTCATCGTCGTCGCCGGCCTGCTGGCCGTGCTGCTCGCCGGCCACCGGGCGGTGCCCAACGTTCACGGCCTGGGCAGCCTGATCGACAGCGCCACCCCGCTGCTCGGGCTGGGCGTACCCCTGCTCGGGCTCGTGGCGTTGCTGCGCCGCTCCCGGCGCGCGCTGCTGGCGGTGCTCGTCCCGGCGGTCGTCTGGCTCGCGCTCTACGGTCGCGTCTGGCTGCCGCCGGCGGCCGCCGCCGGGCCGGCCTCGATCCGGGTGGCCAGCCAGAACCTGCGCTCCGGGAACCCCGACCCGGCCGCCACGGCCGGCGCGCTCGCCACCTCGAACGCGGACCTGATCGGGTTGCAGGAGGTCGACGACGACGACCGGATCGACGCCGCGCTGCGCCAGCGGTACCCGCACCGGGCCGCGGTGTCGACGGTCGCGCTGTGGAGCCGGTGGCCGATCCGCGACTCCGTCGGCGTGGACACCGGCCTGGGCTGGGACCGCGCGCTGCGCGCGGTGGTCGCCACGCCGCAGGGCGACCTGGTGGTGTACGTGGTCCACCTGGGCTCCGCCCGCGCCGGGCACACCGCCACCCGGGACGAGACCCTCGCCGCGCTGGCCGCCACCGTGCGGGCCGACGACGCGTCCCGCCTGGTGGTGCTCGGCGACCTGAACACCGCCACCACCGACCGGGTGTTCGTCCCGCTCACCCGGCTGTTGCACGACGCGCAGGCCGACGCCGGGCAGGGGTTCGGCTTCACCTGGCCGGCGACGCTGCCGGTCGCCCGCCCCGACCACGTGCTCTACCGGGGGCTCACCCCCACCTCGGCGGGCGTGCTGCACACCCCGGACAGCGACCACCGGGCGGTGACCGCCGGCTTTCGCTGGTGA
- a CDS encoding NAD(P)/FAD-dependent oxidoreductase, with protein MTKPRVVIVGAGFAGYHAAKTLSRLAGERAEIVLLNTTDYFLYLPLLPEVAAGVVEPTRIAVPLAGTLDGVRVVIGEADQVDLQNRWVGYRSPEDEHGRLAYDRLVLSVGSVNKLLPIPGVTEYAHGFRGLPEALYLHDHVVRQIELAELTEDPAEQRARTTFVVVGAGYTGTEVAAHGQLFTDRLIAQRPHLKVRPRWMLLDVAPRVLPELDQRMSVTADRVLRRRGVDVRMGTSVSEATPDGVMLTDGEYVPTCSLVWCVGVRPDPFVAELGLRTEKGRLVVDEYLNVPGCPEVYACGDAAAVPDLSRPGQICAMTAQHAQRQGKLAAHNIAASYGQGTRKPYKHYDLGWVVDLGGKEAAANPLKVSLSGLPAKAVTRGYHLFAMPGNRARVGADWVLDATLPRPSVRLGLVPANAVPLESESPEVVARATR; from the coding sequence ATGACGAAACCTCGTGTGGTGATCGTGGGGGCCGGATTCGCCGGATACCACGCGGCGAAGACGTTGAGCCGGCTGGCCGGCGAGCGGGCCGAGATCGTCCTGCTGAACACGACCGACTACTTCCTCTACCTGCCGTTGCTGCCCGAGGTCGCCGCCGGAGTGGTCGAGCCGACCCGGATCGCCGTGCCGCTCGCCGGCACCCTCGACGGGGTCCGGGTGGTGATCGGCGAGGCCGACCAGGTGGACCTGCAGAACCGCTGGGTCGGCTACCGCTCCCCGGAGGACGAGCACGGCCGGCTCGCGTACGACCGCCTGGTGCTCTCCGTCGGCAGTGTCAACAAGCTGCTGCCCATCCCCGGCGTGACCGAGTACGCGCACGGCTTCCGCGGCCTGCCCGAGGCGCTCTACCTGCACGATCACGTGGTCCGTCAGATCGAGCTGGCCGAGCTGACCGAGGACCCGGCCGAGCAGCGAGCCCGGACCACCTTCGTGGTGGTGGGTGCCGGCTACACCGGCACCGAGGTCGCCGCGCACGGGCAGCTCTTCACCGACCGCCTCATCGCCCAGCGTCCCCACCTCAAGGTCCGCCCGCGCTGGATGCTGCTCGACGTGGCGCCCCGGGTGCTGCCCGAGCTGGACCAGCGGATGTCGGTGACCGCCGACCGGGTGCTCCGCCGGCGCGGGGTGGACGTGCGGATGGGTACCTCGGTCTCCGAGGCCACCCCGGACGGCGTCATGCTCACCGACGGTGAGTACGTACCGACGTGCAGCCTGGTCTGGTGCGTCGGGGTACGCCCCGACCCGTTCGTCGCCGAGCTCGGACTGCGTACCGAGAAGGGGCGGCTGGTGGTCGACGAGTACCTCAACGTGCCGGGCTGCCCCGAGGTGTACGCCTGCGGCGACGCGGCCGCCGTGCCCGACCTGAGTCGCCCCGGACAGATCTGCGCGATGACCGCCCAGCACGCGCAGCGCCAGGGCAAGCTCGCGGCGCACAACATCGCCGCCTCGTACGGCCAGGGCACGCGGAAGCCGTACAAGCACTACGACCTGGGCTGGGTGGTCGACCTGGGCGGCAAGGAGGCGGCGGCCAACCCGCTGAAGGTGTCGCTGTCCGGCCTGCCGGCGAAGGCGGTCACCCGTGGCTACCACCTGTTCGCCATGCCGGGGAACCGGGCCCGGGTGGGCGCCGACTGGGTGCTCGACGCGACGCTGCCCCGCCCCTCGGTGCGGCTCGGCCTGGTCCCCGCCAACGCGGTCCCGCTGGAGAGCGAGTCCCCCGAGGTGGTGGCCCGCGCCACCCGCTAA
- a CDS encoding DUF6510 family protein, whose product MTDMSYVDGNMLDGPLRELFAIDLSAATGRCASCGAAGPMAGLHVYSHAPGLVARCPACTGVMLRLVRAPDRAWLDLRGATYLEVPMPFDQPHPGPL is encoded by the coding sequence ATGACGGACATGTCCTACGTGGACGGCAACATGCTCGACGGGCCGTTGCGGGAACTCTTCGCGATCGACCTGAGCGCCGCCACCGGGCGGTGCGCGTCCTGCGGTGCGGCCGGCCCGATGGCCGGGCTGCACGTCTACTCGCACGCGCCTGGCCTGGTGGCCCGCTGTCCGGCCTGCACCGGAGTGATGCTGCGGCTGGTCCGCGCGCCCGACCGGGCCTGGCTGGACCTGCGCGGGGCCACCTACCTGGAGGTGCCGATGCCGTTCGACCAGCCCCACCCCGGCCCGCTGTGA
- a CDS encoding ATPase has protein sequence MRFSVVDTGYDQRQVDSCLDELGIRLVRLAARAESAGGVGREWDRIRQEATYLCDFLRRRSAPGDDAVVRAGAALVEREAAELLARARGELEAAREEARQVREQAYAEAMRARRDVEAALLTRRRREARMEEILSGVRGETVPADTPTAAAGVPATRAATGAPGDSATGPTERSAA, from the coding sequence ATGAGGTTCTCCGTCGTTGACACCGGTTACGACCAGCGGCAGGTGGACTCCTGCCTGGATGAGCTGGGGATCCGGTTGGTCCGGCTCGCGGCGCGCGCGGAGAGCGCCGGCGGAGTCGGCCGCGAGTGGGACCGGATCCGGCAGGAGGCGACGTATCTCTGCGACTTCCTGCGCCGGCGTAGCGCGCCGGGCGACGACGCGGTCGTGCGGGCCGGTGCGGCACTCGTCGAGCGGGAGGCCGCCGAACTGCTGGCCCGGGCGCGCGGCGAGCTGGAGGCCGCCCGCGAGGAGGCCCGCCAGGTCCGCGAGCAGGCGTACGCGGAGGCGATGCGGGCGCGCCGCGACGTCGAGGCGGCGCTGCTGACCCGCCGGCGGCGGGAGGCCCGGATGGAGGAGATCCTCTCCGGGGTACGCGGCGAAACGGTGCCGGCGGACACCCCGACCGCCGCGGCCGGGGTGCCGGCGACCCGGGCGGCCACGGGTGCTCCCGGTGACTCCGCGACCGGGCCGACCGAGCGGAGTGCTGCCTGA
- a CDS encoding sulfite oxidase-like oxidoreductase, with product MSPGFQGRPRSAEPALPPGQYLTEDWPVLSAGPTPKVPLDTWEFVVTVETGAEYRWSWDELMALPQETPTVDIHCVTRWSKLGTSWQGVSLDTLLDGIDTTARYALAHSYGGYSTNLPLDDLRGGRAWVAHTFAGGPLPAEHGGPARLLVPHLYFWKSAKWVRGIRLLVDDQPGFWETAGYHDYGDPWREQRYQGD from the coding sequence GTGTCACCGGGGTTCCAGGGCCGGCCGCGTTCGGCCGAGCCGGCCCTGCCGCCGGGGCAGTACCTCACCGAGGACTGGCCGGTGCTCTCCGCCGGCCCGACGCCGAAGGTGCCGCTGGACACCTGGGAGTTCGTCGTCACCGTCGAGACCGGTGCGGAGTACCGCTGGTCCTGGGACGAGCTGATGGCCCTGCCGCAGGAGACCCCCACCGTCGACATCCACTGCGTGACCCGCTGGTCGAAGCTCGGCACCAGCTGGCAGGGCGTCTCGCTGGACACCCTGCTCGACGGCATCGACACCACCGCCCGCTACGCGCTGGCCCACTCGTACGGCGGCTACAGCACCAACCTGCCGCTGGACGACCTGCGTGGCGGGCGGGCCTGGGTGGCGCACACCTTCGCCGGCGGCCCGCTCCCCGCCGAACACGGCGGTCCGGCCCGGCTGCTCGTCCCGCACCTCTACTTCTGGAAGTCGGCGAAATGGGTACGCGGCATCCGGCTGCTCGTCGACGACCAGCCCGGCTTCTGGGAGACCGCCGGCTACCACGACTACGGCGACCCCTGGCGCGAGCAGCGCTACCAGGGAGACTGA
- a CDS encoding spermidine synthase, which yields MSRFGPAGGTPAGPRRVPLPAVGSAERLEIVVDRARPTGRTLLAAGVEQSYVDVADPRHLHFEYVRRMAAVVDLLAPPGRPLAALHLGGGALTLPRWLAATRPGSPQRVIERDPAVVELVRRELPPAPAEVAVEVGDARDAVAAAPSGAYELVLADVYRAARMPRQVASVEFVAEAARVLRPDGVYLVNVTDLPPLVFSRTQVATLRAVFADVCLVADRRMLRGRRYGNLVLAAAHHPDRLPVRRLAARVARDPVPGAVLHGAALDEFVAGTRPATDADLAVG from the coding sequence ATGAGCCGGTTCGGGCCGGCGGGCGGCACGCCCGCCGGCCCGCGCCGGGTACCGTTGCCCGCCGTGGGGAGCGCGGAGCGTCTGGAGATCGTGGTGGACCGGGCCCGGCCCACCGGGCGGACGCTGCTCGCCGCGGGGGTGGAGCAGTCGTACGTGGACGTCGCCGACCCACGCCACCTGCACTTCGAGTACGTCCGCCGGATGGCCGCGGTGGTCGACCTGCTCGCCCCGCCGGGCCGGCCGCTGGCCGCGCTGCACCTGGGCGGAGGGGCGCTCACCCTGCCGCGTTGGCTGGCCGCCACCCGACCGGGTTCCCCGCAGCGGGTGATCGAGCGGGACCCGGCGGTGGTCGAGCTGGTCCGCCGCGAGCTGCCACCGGCGCCGGCCGAGGTCGCCGTGGAGGTCGGCGACGCCCGGGACGCCGTCGCCGCCGCGCCGTCCGGGGCGTACGAGCTGGTGCTCGCCGACGTCTACCGGGCGGCCCGGATGCCCCGGCAGGTGGCCAGCGTCGAGTTCGTCGCCGAGGCGGCCCGGGTGCTGCGCCCGGACGGCGTCTACCTGGTCAACGTCACCGACCTGCCGCCGCTGGTCTTCTCGCGTACCCAGGTGGCCACGCTGCGCGCCGTCTTCGCCGACGTCTGCCTGGTCGCGGACCGGCGCATGCTGCGCGGCCGGCGCTACGGCAACCTGGTACTCGCCGCCGCCCACCACCCCGACCGGCTCCCGGTACGCCGACTCGCCGCCCGGGTCGCACGGGACCCGGTGCCCGGCGCAGTGCTGCACGGAGCGGCCCTGGACGAGTTCGTCGCCGGCACCCGCCCGGCCACCGACGCCGACCTCGCCGTCGGCTGA
- a CDS encoding GNAT family N-acetyltransferase: MRYLRTDGRVGIRRPRPDDEAEFIAAARRSRDLHHPWLSAPDDPERYAAYLRKIRGRHDAGYLFCDVATGEIAGYANISGIVMGALRGGYLGYAALLPYAGTGHASAGVRLVVAHAFTALGLHRLEANIQPGNEPSKRLAARLGFRLEGFSPDYLFVDGAWRDHERWAITAPAPEPG; encoded by the coding sequence GTGAGATATCTGCGTACCGACGGGCGGGTCGGGATCCGCCGCCCGCGACCCGACGACGAGGCGGAGTTCATCGCCGCCGCCCGGCGCAGCCGGGACCTGCACCACCCGTGGCTGTCGGCCCCGGACGACCCGGAGCGGTACGCGGCGTACCTGCGCAAGATCCGGGGGCGGCACGACGCCGGTTACCTGTTCTGTGACGTGGCCACCGGGGAGATCGCCGGCTACGCCAACATCAGCGGCATCGTCATGGGCGCGCTACGCGGCGGCTACCTGGGCTACGCCGCCCTCCTCCCGTACGCCGGCACCGGGCATGCCTCGGCCGGGGTCCGGCTGGTCGTCGCGCACGCCTTCACCGCGCTCGGGCTGCACCGGCTGGAGGCGAACATCCAACCCGGCAACGAGCCGTCGAAGCGGCTGGCCGCCCGCCTCGGCTTCCGGTTGGAGGGCTTCTCGCCGGACTACCTCTTCGTCGACGGGGCGTGGCGGGACCACGAGCGGTGGGCGATCACGGCACCGGCGCCCGAGCCGGGCTGA
- a CDS encoding AI-2E family transporter — MSNAEDRSTARRTLIVIGLVLAALAALALIRAIQQVLIWILIAAFFAVALKPLVDRLQRRFVRRRTLATLLVFVAAFVLLAALAAVILVPLVSEVTRFAERAPELLREAREGHGPLGRLLERFHLRQLAVSHSAQLEQLGSQLGQPAIGVLRGAAQTVAGIVTIVVLAYLMVLEAPRIIATTLTLAGDRRAERLRRIGRESSRAITGYLTGNLLISVLLGGMTFLVLLLTGVPFAAVIALLVALLDLIPLVGSTLGAVIAGAAGFLHSPTTGLIVLGFFIVYVQTESHLLSPVIMSRAVRLNPLTVLISVLLGAELAGLVGALLAIPAAGIIQILLRELTPTARALPPPATSSGRRVRRRGRGR; from the coding sequence ATGAGCAACGCCGAGGACCGGTCCACCGCCCGGCGCACGCTGATCGTGATCGGCCTGGTGCTCGCCGCCCTGGCCGCCCTGGCACTGATCCGGGCGATCCAACAGGTGCTGATCTGGATCCTCATCGCCGCGTTCTTCGCGGTCGCCCTGAAGCCCCTGGTCGACCGGCTGCAACGCCGGTTCGTCCGACGCCGGACCCTGGCCACCCTGCTGGTCTTCGTGGCCGCCTTCGTGCTGCTCGCCGCGCTGGCCGCGGTGATCCTGGTGCCGCTGGTCAGCGAGGTGACCAGGTTCGCCGAACGGGCGCCCGAGCTGCTCCGGGAGGCCCGCGAGGGTCACGGCCCGCTCGGCCGGCTGCTGGAGCGGTTCCACCTGCGCCAGCTCGCCGTCTCCCACTCCGCCCAGCTCGAGCAGCTCGGCTCCCAGCTCGGCCAGCCGGCCATCGGGGTGCTGCGCGGCGCGGCCCAGACCGTGGCGGGGATCGTCACCATCGTGGTGCTCGCGTACCTGATGGTGCTGGAGGCACCGCGGATCATCGCTACCACGCTGACCCTGGCCGGCGACCGCCGGGCGGAGCGGCTGCGCCGGATCGGCCGGGAATCCTCCCGCGCCATCACCGGCTACCTCACCGGGAACCTGCTGATCAGTGTGCTGCTCGGCGGGATGACCTTCCTGGTGCTCCTGCTCACCGGCGTGCCGTTCGCCGCGGTGATCGCCCTGCTGGTCGCGCTCCTGGACCTGATCCCGCTGGTCGGGTCGACGCTGGGCGCCGTCATCGCCGGCGCCGCCGGCTTCCTGCACTCCCCCACCACCGGCCTGATCGTGCTGGGCTTCTTCATCGTCTACGTGCAGACGGAGAGCCACCTGCTGTCACCGGTCATCATGTCCCGGGCGGTCCGGCTCAACCCGCTGACCGTGCTGATCAGCGTACTGCTGGGGGCCGAACTGGCCGGCCTGGTGGGCGCCCTGCTGGCCATCCCGGCGGCCGGCATCATCCAGATCCTGCTCCGCGAGCTCACCCCCACCGCCCGCGCCCTCCCCCCACCCGCCACCAGCAGCGGCCGCCGCGTGCGTCGACGCGGGCGCGGCCGCTGA
- a CDS encoding ferredoxin reductase yields the protein MSAPSAGGRVATPLTWRVARLAERRIETPTAQTLVLDVPGWPGHLPGQHLDVRLTAADGYQAARSYSLAAPVADERIALTVQRVPDGEVSPYLTEVYGEGDPVEVRGPVGGWFVWRTDETAPVLLVAGGSGVVPLMAMVRARRAAGSRAPFRLIYSVRTPTDVFYADELRRRVRDDQGLDVAYVYTRQAPEGWRGEPHRINLADVRAHGWPPDLAPLCYVCGPTGFVETVADLLVGLGHPSRRVKTERFGPTG from the coding sequence GTGTCCGCGCCGAGCGCCGGCGGCCGGGTCGCCACGCCGTTGACCTGGCGGGTGGCCCGCCTCGCCGAGCGCCGGATCGAGACGCCGACCGCGCAGACCCTGGTGCTGGACGTGCCCGGCTGGCCGGGGCATCTGCCCGGGCAGCACCTCGACGTCCGGCTCACCGCCGCCGACGGCTACCAGGCGGCCCGGTCGTACTCGCTCGCGGCGCCGGTGGCGGACGAGCGGATCGCGCTGACCGTGCAGCGGGTACCCGACGGCGAGGTGTCGCCGTACCTGACCGAGGTGTACGGCGAGGGCGACCCGGTGGAGGTGCGCGGACCGGTCGGCGGCTGGTTCGTCTGGCGTACCGACGAGACCGCGCCGGTGCTGCTGGTCGCCGGCGGCTCCGGCGTGGTGCCGCTGATGGCGATGGTCCGGGCCCGCCGCGCCGCCGGCAGCCGGGCCCCCTTCCGGCTGATCTACTCGGTGCGCACCCCCACCGACGTCTTCTACGCCGACGAGTTGCGCCGCCGGGTCCGCGACGACCAGGGCCTCGACGTCGCGTACGTCTACACCCGCCAGGCGCCCGAGGGCTGGCGCGGCGAACCGCACCGGATCAACCTGGCCGACGTACGCGCCCACGGCTGGCCGCCCGATCTGGCGCCCCTCTGCTACGTCTGCGGCCCCACCGGGTTTGTGGAAACCGTGGCGGACCTGCTGGTGGGGCTGGGTCACCCGAGCCGGCGGGTGAAGACCGAACGCTTCGGCCCCACCGGCTGA
- a CDS encoding OsmC family protein — protein sequence MPKPSSWLPEKATATAAGGHVRTEDGGFSTALASPLAPHCTGLTPEQLLAAAFASCLHHAAVEAAAKITDEAHTVEVTAEAKLGRDDDGRYRADVHAEISSAGLTRDQLADLAAYADRLWPFSSDDTSRHRLTVTPAENGRR from the coding sequence ATGCCGAAGCCGAGTTCCTGGCTGCCCGAGAAGGCCACGGCGACCGCCGCGGGGGGTCATGTACGCACCGAGGACGGCGGGTTCTCCACAGCCCTGGCGTCCCCGCTGGCGCCGCACTGCACCGGCCTGACGCCCGAGCAGTTGCTGGCTGCGGCGTTCGCGTCCTGCCTGCACCACGCGGCGGTGGAGGCGGCCGCCAAGATCACTGATGAGGCGCACACCGTCGAGGTGACGGCGGAGGCGAAGCTCGGCCGCGACGACGACGGCCGGTACCGGGCCGACGTGCACGCCGAGATCTCCTCCGCCGGGCTGACCCGCGATCAGTTGGCCGACCTGGCCGCCTACGCCGATCGGCTGTGGCCGTTCTCCAGCGACGACACCAGCCGGCACCGGCTCACCGTCACCCCCGCCGAGAACGGGCGACGCTGA
- the rpsD gene encoding 30S ribosomal protein S4 — translation MAVRTTVRPSPEDVFPIHPAYGYRMRRQRHPVGVRGGPRPAPGGPWLDDTARHQVRARYELRDRQLARALVAAVSQPGDSTENLASQLEQRMDALVHRAGFARSINEARDLVAHNTFTVDGGKVNRASYLVSPGQTIQVRPDRQCRAPVAVAMAGQAENDVPPYLEVRPDRGTATLTREPQRQEVPALRDVPLAVQTIGGNPL, via the coding sequence ATGGCGGTCCGGACCACGGTACGTCCCTCGCCGGAGGACGTGTTCCCGATCCACCCCGCGTACGGCTACCGGATGCGGCGGCAACGGCACCCGGTGGGCGTACGTGGCGGGCCGCGGCCCGCGCCGGGCGGACCCTGGCTGGACGACACCGCGCGACACCAGGTACGCGCCCGCTACGAGCTGCGGGACCGGCAGCTCGCCCGGGCCCTGGTGGCGGCCGTCAGCCAACCCGGTGACTCGACGGAGAACCTGGCCAGTCAACTGGAGCAGCGGATGGACGCGCTGGTGCACCGCGCCGGGTTCGCCCGTTCCATCAACGAGGCCCGCGACCTGGTCGCGCACAACACGTTCACGGTCGACGGCGGCAAGGTCAACCGGGCCTCGTACCTGGTCAGCCCCGGTCAGACCATCCAGGTCCGGCCGGACCGGCAGTGCCGCGCCCCGGTGGCCGTCGCGATGGCCGGTCAGGCCGAGAACGACGTCCCGCCGTACCTGGAGGTGCGGCCGGACCGTGGCACCGCGACCCTGACGCGGGAGCCGCAGCGGCAGGAGGTGCCGGCGCTGCGGGACGTCCCGCTCGCGGTCCAGACGATAGGAGGGAACCCGCTGTGA
- a CDS encoding DUF2267 domain-containing protein codes for MRKQMEGDNQRRRALARDARERGRRPSQTGASLSASKQVTSLDQRERSGPPPAGRHKPNTTRGGPAPPPAGVPERPRPLPDQAPGARVTTLGYRDLVDDVSRRAGVDFSTAKVAAEATVLALACALGEAERQRLLEAVPLKLHDVVPVEGIGRHRDLPGFLAEVGRRSRLTPEQARYQAEATLAALADADGELVESLSVPDGLRDLLAPASPGGGLVGPTSATAPLDEQELRDALARLRYWSSDRQSLVRTIELPAGNLDRVLDRLDQLRSETGRGPQIGRPDPDSAVLTVQTQQVDGVTALDVDLARRIDDAIDEAGAGINAG; via the coding sequence ATGCGCAAGCAGATGGAGGGCGACAACCAGCGCCGCCGGGCCCTGGCCCGGGATGCCCGGGAACGCGGTCGGCGGCCGAGCCAGACCGGCGCCAGCCTGAGCGCGTCCAAGCAGGTCACCTCGCTGGACCAGCGGGAACGCTCCGGCCCGCCACCGGCCGGACGGCACAAGCCCAACACCACACGCGGTGGTCCCGCACCGCCGCCGGCCGGCGTCCCGGAACGCCCCCGGCCCCTCCCCGACCAGGCCCCGGGCGCGCGGGTGACCACGCTGGGCTACCGGGATCTCGTCGACGACGTCAGCCGCCGCGCCGGGGTGGACTTCTCCACCGCCAAGGTGGCGGCCGAGGCGACGGTGCTCGCTCTCGCCTGCGCGCTCGGCGAGGCCGAACGCCAACGGCTGCTCGAGGCGGTGCCGCTGAAGCTGCACGACGTGGTGCCGGTGGAGGGCATCGGACGGCACCGGGACCTGCCCGGCTTCCTGGCCGAGGTGGGCCGCCGCAGCCGTCTCACCCCGGAGCAGGCGCGCTACCAGGCCGAGGCGACCCTGGCCGCGTTGGCCGACGCCGACGGCGAGCTGGTCGAGTCGCTGAGCGTACCGGACGGGTTGCGTGACCTGCTGGCCCCGGCGTCGCCCGGCGGCGGCCTGGTTGGCCCGACGTCCGCCACCGCGCCGCTGGACGAGCAGGAGTTGCGCGACGCGCTCGCCCGACTGCGGTACTGGTCCAGCGACCGGCAGTCGCTGGTGCGCACCATCGAACTGCCGGCGGGGAACCTGGACCGGGTACTCGACCGACTCGATCAGCTCCGCAGCGAGACCGGGCGCGGCCCGCAGATCGGCCGTCCCGACCCGGACAGTGCCGTGCTGACCGTACAGACCCAACAGGTCGACGGGGTGACCGCGCTGGACGTGGACCTGGCCCGGCGGATCGACGACGCCATCGACGAGGCGGGCGCCGGTATCAACGCCGGATGA
- a CDS encoding TerC/Alx family metal homeostasis membrane protein: MPELSYLSAGALSSIGTPTLWAATIAGVLALLVLDFLVTRRPHEVSLREALGWSAFYLALPLAFGVWLWFRYGSEQGVEYLTGYLVEKSLSVDNLFVFMLLLAAFAVPAVLAQRVLLYGIAGALVLRAVFIAVGAAALQTLDFAFLLFAVVLIATAAKLLRDALSGHEQEVEINRMRSVRLLRRVMPVVDGYRGTRMTVREQGRRALTPLALVVVAVLTTDIVFAVDSVPAVYGITEDPYLVFGTNAFALLGLRALYFVLHAALSRLVHLSYGLAAILAFIGVKLGLHWAHGIWPGVPQIPTLASLGVILGVLLLVTMTSLRATRGKGGAPY; encoded by the coding sequence ATGCCGGAATTGTCATATCTGTCCGCTGGCGCGTTGTCATCGATCGGCACCCCCACCCTCTGGGCCGCGACGATCGCCGGCGTGCTCGCCCTGCTGGTGCTGGACTTCCTGGTCACCCGCCGCCCGCACGAGGTGTCGCTACGCGAGGCGTTGGGCTGGTCGGCGTTCTACCTCGCCCTGCCGCTGGCCTTCGGCGTCTGGCTGTGGTTCCGGTACGGCTCGGAGCAGGGCGTGGAGTACCTCACCGGCTACCTGGTGGAGAAGTCCCTCTCGGTCGACAACCTCTTCGTCTTCATGCTGTTGCTGGCGGCGTTCGCGGTGCCCGCCGTGCTCGCCCAGCGGGTGCTGCTCTACGGCATCGCCGGCGCCCTGGTGCTGCGCGCGGTCTTCATCGCCGTCGGCGCCGCCGCGCTACAGACGCTCGACTTCGCCTTCCTGCTCTTCGCGGTCGTGCTGATCGCCACCGCGGCGAAACTGCTCCGCGACGCCCTCTCCGGCCACGAGCAGGAGGTCGAGATCAACAGGATGCGCTCGGTCAGGCTGCTCCGCAGGGTCATGCCGGTGGTCGACGGATACCGGGGCACCAGGATGACCGTCCGGGAGCAGGGCCGCCGCGCGCTCACCCCGCTCGCTCTCGTGGTGGTCGCGGTGCTCACCACCGACATCGTTTTCGCCGTCGACTCGGTGCCCGCCGTCTACGGCATCACCGAGGACCCGTACCTGGTCTTCGGCACGAACGCGTTCGCGCTGCTCGGCCTGCGCGCGCTCTACTTCGTGCTGCACGCCGCGCTGAGCCGCCTCGTGCACCTCAGCTACGGACTGGCCGCCATCCTCGCCTTCATCGGCGTCAAACTCGGCCTGCACTGGGCGCACGGCATCTGGCCGGGCGTCCCGCAGATCCCCACGCTCGCCTCGCTCGGCGTGATCCTCGGTGTCCTGCTGCTGGTCACCATGACCAGCCTGCGCGCCACCCGGGGGAAAGGAGGGGCCCCTTATTAA